From Methanococcus maripaludis, one genomic window encodes:
- a CDS encoding bifunctional ADP-dependent NAD(P)H-hydrate dehydratase/NAD(P)H-hydrate epimerase yields the protein MKDIKCVQKRGNILKFEQLREKLKINDKNDVSSSEIKVIDENSEQYGISKEKLMENAGTAVYEEIVNLNFDFSKAYVLCGTGNNGGDGFVIARHLANNFATFVVLIGNEQKIRTSETQINFNIIKYMEFFGALDYLNILENENVMELIKQIEKELKNENVLIIDSMLGTGVIGTLKNPYSIIVDYLNVLKSKYYENLKILSVDIQTGNLKSDLEVILHKRKFENKNKNFVVKSIGIPRYIENMIGKGDFHLLNERKPDSHKGQNGKVLIIGGSKEYHGAPVFSALAASKFADIVTVASVSKVMNTVKNYPELMPYELNGDYIGYKNVEELLNLSKNYDCTVLGSGISLNSDTKEFVNSYINKINGKVVIDADAIKLIDYENFEFRNNFIFTPHKKEFEYIENYIESSEFKSTVVLKGSTDIVFNSDSIKMNITGNQGMTVGGTGDILCGIIGAIYSCNDAFPSACCGTYINGYCGDMLEKEFGYYYNSTDIIKILPKALKDLLI from the coding sequence ATGAAAGACATCAAATGCGTTCAGAAAAGAGGAAATATTCTAAAATTCGAACAGCTAAGAGAAAAACTCAAGATTAATGATAAAAACGACGTATCTTCTTCTGAAATCAAGGTAATTGACGAAAATTCTGAACAGTACGGAATCTCAAAAGAAAAGTTAATGGAAAACGCTGGAACGGCAGTTTATGAAGAAATTGTTAATTTAAACTTTGATTTTTCAAAAGCGTATGTATTGTGCGGTACTGGAAATAATGGTGGAGATGGTTTTGTTATTGCAAGACACTTAGCGAATAATTTTGCTACATTTGTCGTATTAATTGGAAATGAACAAAAAATAAGAACTTCTGAAACTCAAATTAACTTTAACATCATAAAATATATGGAATTTTTTGGTGCTCTGGATTACCTAAATATTTTAGAAAATGAAAATGTAATGGAGTTAATAAAACAGATTGAAAAGGAATTAAAAAATGAAAATGTACTGATAATTGATTCGATGCTTGGAACAGGAGTTATTGGAACTTTAAAAAATCCTTATTCAATAATAGTTGATTATTTAAATGTTTTAAAGTCCAAATACTATGAAAATTTGAAAATACTCAGTGTAGATATTCAAACAGGAAATTTAAAGTCCGATCTGGAAGTTATACTTCACAAACGAAAATTTGAAAATAAAAATAAAAATTTTGTTGTGAAAAGTATTGGAATTCCAAGATATATTGAAAATATGATTGGAAAAGGGGATTTTCACTTGTTGAACGAAAGAAAACCCGATTCTCATAAGGGGCAGAATGGAAAAGTGCTGATCATTGGGGGCTCAAAAGAATATCACGGTGCTCCTGTTTTTTCAGCCCTTGCAGCTTCTAAATTTGCAGATATTGTTACAGTTGCTTCAGTTTCAAAAGTTATGAATACAGTTAAAAATTATCCTGAATTAATGCCATACGAATTAAATGGGGATTATATCGGCTATAAAAATGTAGAAGAACTTTTAAATCTGTCTAAAAATTACGATTGCACGGTTTTAGGAAGCGGGATTTCTTTAAATTCTGATACAAAAGAGTTTGTAAATTCCTACATTAACAAAATAAATGGAAAAGTAGTTATTGATGCGGATGCAATAAAGTTGATAGATTATGAAAATTTTGAATTTAGAAATAATTTTATATTTACCCCGCACAAAAAAGAATTTGAATACATCGAAAATTATATCGAAAGTTCAGAATTTAAGTCAACCGTAGTTTTAAAAGGCAGTACTGATATCGTGTTTAATTCTGATAGCATCAAAATGAACATTACTGGAAACCAAGGAATGACTGTTGGGGGAACTGGAGATATATTATGCGGAATTATCGGTGCAATTTATTCTTGCAATGATGCATTTCCTTCAGCATGCTGTGGAACGTACATAAACGGATACTGTGGAGATATGCTGGAAAAAGAGTTTGGATACTATTATAATTCAACAGATATCATCAAAATATTGCCAAAAGCACTTAAAGATCTACTAATTTAA